In Panthera uncia isolate 11264 chromosome B4, Puncia_PCG_1.0, whole genome shotgun sequence, one genomic interval encodes:
- the MARCHF9 gene encoding E3 ubiquitin-protein ligase MARCHF9, whose protein sequence is MPPVAGYLNCLTGPSSLFLQGELLSPCRCDGSVRCTHQPCLIRWISERGSWSCELCYFKYQVLAISTKNPLQWQAISLTVIEKVQIAAIVLGSLFLVASISWLIWSSLSPSAKWQRQDLLFQICYGMYGFMDVVCIGLIVHEGSSVYRIFKRWQAVNQQWKVLNYDKTKDIGGDTGGGTAGKPGPRTSRTGPPSGATSRPPAAQRMRTLLPQRCGYTILHLLGQLRPPDARSSSHSGREVVMRVTTV, encoded by the exons CTGACCGGACCCTCCTCACTCTTCCTCCAGGGGGAGCTCCTGAGCCCCTGCCGCTGCGACGGCTCAGTGCGCTGCACACACCAGCCCTGCCTCATTCGCTGGATCAGTGAGAGGGGCTCCTGGAGCTGTGAGCTCTGCTACTTCAAGTACCAGGTCCTGGCAATCAGCACCAAGAACCCACTGCAG TGGCAGGCCATCTCCCTGACGGTCATCGAGAAGGTCCAGATTGCAGCCATagttctgggctctctcttcctcGTTGCCAGCATCTCCTGGCTCATCTGGTCCTCACTCAGCCCTTCAGCCAAGTGGCAACGGCAAGATCTGCTCTTTCAGATCTGCTACGGCATGTATGGCTTCATGGATGTCGTCTGCATAG GCCTTATCGTGCATGAAGGCTCCTCTGTCTACCGCATCTTCAAGCGCTGGCAGGCAGTGAACCAGCAGTGGAAGGTCCTGAATTATGACAAGACCAAGGACATAGGAGGAGACACAGGGGGAGGGACGGCAGGGAAGCCGGGCCCCAGGACCTCAAGGACGGGCCCCCCCTCTGGGGCCACCAGCCGCCCCCCGGCTGCCCAGCGCATGCGGACGCTCTTGCCTCAGCGCTGTGGTTACACAATCCTGCACCTCCTTGGACAGCTGCGGCCGCCAGATGCCCGTTCCAGTTCCCATTCTGGCCGAGAGGTTGTCATGAGGGTCACCACGGTCTGA